The Rhizoctonia solani chromosome 1, complete sequence sequence agttctattttcctctgtttatgacagtcGACTACCGTTGTTTGAATAACtggaccaagaaaaacgtctacccattaccccgtccagatgacctcatggcccagctccgtggtgccaaggtgttCACTAAGCTAGACCTAaggtggggttacaacaacgtccgtgttaaggaaggggacaaatggaaaaccgccttccgcaccaagtacggtctatacgagtccctggtcatgacatttggcctgacaaacgcccctgccgcctttcagcacttcatgaacaaactgttcaaggacttactggatgtatgcgtcatcatctaccttgatgatatcctaatctactctaaggacGACGCAACTCACACAAAACACGTCCATGAGGTTCTGAGGCGGCTAATGGAGAATCAACTTTTTTgcaaggcatccaaatgtacgttccacgtcacctctgtggaatacctgggaatcattgttttGGACAAGGGatttagcctggataagctcaagatccaggccgTGCAAGAATGGCCAACCCCAACCAAAGTCAAGGAGGTTCAGTCCTTCCTGggatttgccaatttcctacaACGGTTTGTGGCCAATTTTAGTCACATGGCGCAACCcctacacaacctagtcaaaaAGGACACGCTCTGGAGATGGGACGCAAGGGagcaggaagcattccaaggactaaaaaatgccatcacaaacgcccctgtacTACGCCACGCCAATCCCACAAAGCCTTACTTccttgaaacagatgcatctggCGCGGCCCTAGggtccatactcagtcaacggcAGGAAGACGGATGCCTACACCCACTAGGATttctgtcagaatcatttaaaggtgccaaacagaactacgacacccatgataaggaactcctagccatcatccaatcttttgagtactggcgcatcttcctagAAGGAACCTTACACCCTATTACTGTGTTTACGgaccaccgcaacctggaatattggaaggagtcccgcACCTTCAACCAacgccatgcacaatggcatttACTCCTTGCCGGTTATAATTTCCAGATAGTCTaccgcccagggaaacagttggGAAAACCGGATGCCCTCTCACGCCGCTTGGATCATGCCAATGTCCCTCCCGCCAATCAAACAATGCTCCCAGATCCCGTATTTGCTAACATAGCCCAAGTGATCCCTGAAAAAGAGCTCCAGCGACAGATTGAGGCTGCCCTGGATCAAGACAAGTCTCTGGAGGAGatattacaattcctccaaaacaaatccaaggcaccaccctcAATCAAACAAGCCTTTAAGGACTATGAAATGGAGGCCGGATTActgttctaccaaggacaaattgtggtACCTGATGTAGGCACCCTGAGGACGGATTTGCTTTGCATTTTCCACAACAGTCCATTGGCTGGTCACCCAGGCAGGCAACAAACTCTGGAATTGGTATCAcgtaactactactggccggGCATCCGCGCAGATACATATTGGCACGtagactcctgtgaaacctgccaaAGGATCAGAAAGCCCAAGTATGCCTCCATCCCCCCGCAACCGCTCAAGCTACCatccagaccctggcaacacgtctcctatgacatgattgtagacctgccaagggatgggaataacaactccatACTGGTCATAATAGACAGTTTCACAAAATATGgaatctttgtcaaatgttccaagaagctcaaagcacCCAAGCTAGCGGAactgttcctggaacacgtgtGGAAACGTCATGGAATGCCGGAAAAGACAATATCGGACAGGGGCAgagtcttcaacaacaagttcctaCAAGCGCTGTACAAACGATTAGGCATTGACCCAcacttctcctcagcgtACCACCCACAAAGCAACGGACAGACGGAACAAGTGAACCCCtctattgaacacttcctaagggctTACTCCGGTATCAATCAACAGGACTGGACAAggtggctcccaatggcggaatttgcatacaacaacgccgtaCATAGCAGTACTGGGAAAACCCCGTTCAAAGCCTTATACGGATGGGAGCCTTCCCTGaccccatccaacgtaccaacagatgtcccGGAAGCCAATGACCTAGCTCAGACAATGGAAGCCCAGTGGAGAGAAGTGGAAGctgcactccggcaatccaaGACAAAAATGACCACCAGAGAGGAAGGAAGCCTAACCGTGTTTGAAGTAGGGGAAGAAGTATGGCTCAACGCCAGGAACGTTAACCTGAAAACCTTGAGTCCCAAACTGACGGAACAACATTTGGGACCATTCAAAGTctccaagaaaatctccaaccgtGCTTATTGACTCAAACTCCCTTCAACTATGCgcatccacaatgtcttctacgtgggactattgtcaaaagtcaaaagagATGACAAACGCGCCTTTGAAAATCATCCCcctccagtcaccgtggatggggaagaagaatacaaggtggaagggatcacggacatggaagaaaggaacaggaaatggttctttagggtaaaatggaagggctatggatcagaggagaacacctgggaaccaagggaaaacctcaaaaacgccgaaaaaatcctaaaaaattttgagaaagagatgaagaagaaggccctcggcgctgccaaggcccttagagggggggcagtgtcgtagacacaattgataccagggaatttattcccattttctcgaatttaaacgaagacaaacggacaaccttttcaatcacgtgactttggcgcttatatcatacgctaagcgccgagccatgtccccttccgcacttacctcagcacacgtagccacctccacctgatgacatcaccatgacacgtcagtgacacgtatgcatgagtaaggccaactgcggagcggggttcttatttgatacagtattttatatggtacatttgtaattagctaagcctgtagaatatataaggaggccaaccaaccatggtaacacccaggttgattacctcttgttgcatctacccattgtacaaggaccttaggtccagtaaatacttagttactcaGTTTtaggttgccttaagcaacttcttggttgtactcagttagcttgccattgcccatataggcttggttgccgtagtatagttggtcgttgttgtaggtagcttgcccaccgccttaagcggttctcaCTCAGTCTTACatggccgcaagcgcccgcctccttgacgtccttacagacgtctaggacactagccTTAACCGGCTTTCTCTGCCGCCATGGCCCATCAAATTAAATTACTGTTGCAGCTCTTCAAAACTGGGTGGTTATTACGGACTGCTCCCAACTATTACACGCTTTACAGGAAAAGCAACCTGCTGCACTCCCACTGCCGGTGGGTGCCTGGCCAACGCACGCTCACTGCACTGCCACTGCGTGGCGCCAGTTGCCTCACAAGCCTTGGCCTTCCAGGGGCAAGTGCTGGCTTGCGTCTGGGTGCCCCAGACCCCCATCTGGTGCATATGTGCGCCGGATTGCCCAGACCAATCTGGCACCTGGCAATAGAATATATCTTGCCCAGTCTCACAACTGCCAGAGCACCAGAGCGTAAGACAGCAATTTGCTCATCTTATATCTTGATTCATTGTAAATAAATTAAAAGTGTTGTTAGAATTCAGATGGAATCTTTAGGCCTCCCTGATCCACATTTTGATTAGTGGCATGCCAATATGTTGTTACCATCTGTCCCTTGGATTCTCTTTCAGCTCCCTCTTACAAGAAAATTGATTAGGCACTGTCATGCCTAAGAAGAGATGCTTTGTTATCAACAATGAATAACTCTTTGGTTATATGGCTATACTGCTCAAGCTCCTCACTTAGCCACAAGCCAAGGCAACTATAGTCAAATTATATATGATAAATGGAGAGCCGCTACAACTGGGACGGAGGACAGCAGGCATAAGTGCAATAGTGGCAGTACATGTATGTGTTGCTGGTTGATTGTGTTCTTTTATTTAACAATCATGAGCATAGATATGGATATTTGTTTTCTATATGCTCACAAGAATCATCAATAAGCTTGGCAAAGAGACCAAGGGTTGGCAATATTTATCATGTTTTCCTTGCTGGTTGTTACATGTGTTGTTGGTGACAATTGTTCTTCATCAACAGACCTGCTCAGCATCAACCGGTCAGTACAGATATATCAACACCACATAGACTGAAAGATAGTAATATTCGATACGAGACTACAATAGGGTACCTGTATCGAAATATTATTGTGGTCCGTCTTGGTAATCTACTGGCGGGACACTCGGATCGGAGAAGCTTTGTCTCTGTTTGAGATTAATTTGGCCGAACGCGCGTCCTGTTTGTTACGCTGACAACATAGAGCGGTTAGGGAGCAACAAACCAACGACGATCAGCTCCAATCTCCAGATGCGCCATCCTTGCTTCTGTCATTTTGGCATTGGATTTCTGCTTATCGCTTTTTCTGGTGCTTCGAGTATCCTATCTCGTGGGAAGCTGCTCGCTGTTTGCGCGCGCTCTTGTTGCGACGGTAAAATTCCTGAAGTATTACATTTAACAAAGGGCTGGTACAATGCTGCACACCGACAAATGCGTTCTTTTGTATTTTTTAAACAACATCGGGATAGGCACTGTGGGCGGGAACGACCGGTTAGGCAACGACTGGAGCTTGAACCGGATAGGGAAGGTTATGCAAGACTGCCGGAGTGGGCTAATACGGCATGATGGGTTTTTGTGATGCACGCTGATCATCGTTCGCGGTGATCCATGCCGGAGCCTCGAGGCCGAGGCGCCTAGTGTTGTGCACGTGTCAGACCTCGATGGCCGGACGACGAGGAAGGCAGTGTGAACGACGAGGACGACGGGACTGGTGCAGTAAGCAGCTTATTAATGTCGGGATATGTAGTGACATTGACGAGTGCTCGTCACATTGTGCTTCCTTTCTAGTCAGTCTTCGGGAGATGATCTACGGCCGGATAGGCTGCGGTATAACAACCACGACGAGCGTTCTTTTTTCTCCCTCTGCCTCGTTTTTTCTTCCCGCCAAACACCGTCGGTGTGCACATAGATTGGTTCCGTCCAGGTGTTGACGGAGCTGATTACGCTACGATTGGACCGGAAGCACAGACACGTGTGGACCACCTTGTGCCTCGTGCTGATTTCATTCTTGTGCTTGATACTCGACTGACTGACCGCCTGCCGCTCAACTGTTTGTCATATTCATCATATCCATCATACACATTGCGCACGCACAACGCTACTGCTTCTCGAGCCCTGAAAAACGCCCCGACCCGCCTCGATCCCGCTTTTCCGCGCCCCCTGCCCTAGAGCATTACACCGGCCTCGTTCCCAGCCTTCGGCCGGCCTCGTTGAATCCAAACGGTGAGTATGAGGTTGCCCCTGTGTGTGGCGGATCAATTACGCCTTGTCCTGTCTTGTGCTGACTTGGTCTTTGCGCTGACCCATCTCTTGCTCTCGCCGTTAATCGTCATGTTACGTCCGCCGTTTCCGCGCTTCTTCTATAACACTCAAACGACGCCGACAACCAATGAACCTTCACTGAATAACAATACCTATGTATTTGTCCAACCTGCTCCATCGACTAATGCGCTCGGACTTGAACGCAGTAATTCGCCCCACTCGGTTGACGGCTCCACCGCGATCCGCACCCGCAACCAAAATCGAAAGCGCCGCGGCACCGAAAACAGTCTGCCCGTAACGCTTGACGCCCTTGAAGTTCGCGCCGATTTACGGAAAGAGAGCGACAAGGAGCAAGAACCGGCTCCGGACAAGCAGCAATCAGAACCAGTAAAAGACTTGCCTGCGCCTGTATCAGAGCCGACCACCCCAACGGTTGCAGTTACTCCTGTACGCAAGGAACCCAAAACACCTGCacaacccaagatggagCCCGCTCCCGACTATCAGGTTCCATTTCCTCAGGTGCAGGACCCAACGTCCAGAGCTAAACGTGAGTGGCATATGGCTTGGCATGAATCGAGTCGGCCGGACGAGTTCGGAACTCGGGTTTGGCTGGGATTGAGTGCCTGGATGGGTGGGCATGTGTTAATGAATCGCACACGACCACCATGTCCCGAGCGGTCGTTTGGGTTGGTAATTGCTAGCTAGTCGCATGCTGTGGGTTGGACATCTAGGGGTGAGCGGGTAGACTTCTAGCTCACACGGCCAGGATGCATTACCCGCGGGAGTAAAACGGGGCCTTTTCATCCTCTGAATAGGGCAATTTAATACTCCCATCTGCGTCTTATTGATTTACGTCCGTTTTGGAAAGGACGTATTGCTAACGTTTACTTTTGTTAATTATCGCTTGTTTCGCAAACACGCGTGTTGTTTTGGTCGACTATTTTGCTGTGCACGACCTGGAACATCGACGCAAACGTGCCCGCTCGTTCTGACTTGCTCCATCATTCGAACCCGACCACGCCTTGTCCGCACCTGGACCCTCAAACTGCATCCCCTATCAAACGCAATCACCCGCCTCGACTACATCAAACCCCATCTCCACCACTTGGCCTGATCAACCAACCTATCCCTGCAGGCTCGGGAGACTGGGAGCGCGACCAGGCAGCCCTCCGTTCGCCCACGCTCTCGGCACACTCTAACACCTCGGGCTCGCATACTACCGCACCTACATCCGCCTCGACGGCCAACACCAGCGCAGGCGCACTCACCATTCCGGGCGCGTACGATTCGGGGAGCGCATCGGGTGGCTCGGGCCTCGAGACCACCCCGACGCGCGAAACTGTCGCCAAGGCCAAGCGCGGAAGTGCCGGGTCTGTAAGTGGGAACAGTACTAGCGCGGGCGGCGGGAGCAAGAACAGCAACCCGTCATCCCAGGCGGGCTTCTACTCGCAGCAACAACTAGCGCAACATTTGCCTCCAAATCCATCCCCGATCCACCAACCGTACCGCGCGACGCCTCCCCCTCCTTCTACTGGGTCTCCTCAAATCCAGTCCATCCGTCCTGCCCAGGGCGGTTCTTCGCCTTCCCAGCCTCCTAGACAGGCTTATGCGCCACCGCCCCCACCACCCGCGATGGGATCTGGCTCCACATCCAGCTCGATTGATAGTTTTGAGACGCCCTCGCTCCAGACTGCGCGCTCATATCCTAACACGGTGACGACGACCAACTCGCCTCCTACTCTTCCAGACTCTCCGTCTCCTCCCGAATTACAGAGTCCGCCGTATGTCCCTCAGCTCATTGGGGCTGGTCCTACCGCTCCTACTCTGAGCACCGTCGTCAATCTCATCCAAGCCCAACCAGTCCCTATATCTCCTGTCCATCCGCGTCCACAACATCGGACTCCAGCTAGCGTGCTTGGACCGACCAAGATGCAAGAATCGTGGACGGCTGCAGTTCCACTTGATGACCCGATTGACGAAATGCCCGACCGTAATCATTTGAGGAGCCCGCGGGATGGTGCTGCTGCCCTACGCGGCCATCGCGGGACGGGTGGTGGTTCGATTGATTTTAAGGAAAATAACCCTACTGCTGCATGGgcacagcaacagcagcaacagcagcagcagcaacccGAAAGGCAGGGTTCTATCCGTCGCCCCAAGGTCGTGACGCAGACATCGACTTCGAGTGTACCTCAATCTCATCCCCAGCCACCCATGACGCGCAATGCCACAATGCCGATCACCACGCGCTATGAGACCCTATCTCCTCCTCCAATTCACCAACAACACGGTGGTTTGCATCTAGACTTGCACGATAATCAATCCAAGGCCGTCCCTGAGAAACCACAACCTGCACCGGCGCCTCCCAGAATCCAAACTGGTCGTGGACCATCGCCTAGCCCGAATTTGAGAGGACGCCAGCCCGctcctcctgctcccgcCCCTGCGGCCAACACGCCACCTTATTCATATGATGATCCTTATCGCAGCCGGTCCGGTTCGCATGCATCGTCGTTTgctcagcaacagcagcaaccaCCCAGAGCCCCTCCCCCTGTCCAACAACCTCAGTGGGGTGCGCGCGCACCCGGAACTGGTATTGTTCCGTTTAACGAAGATCTCGACCACGATGAACACGAGCACGAGCCTATTCCGCCCATGCACCAGCAACAGCGCCCGGTGGACCAAGCCGTTATGGACTGGGCGAATCACACTCAGAGCCAGCACCCACTTTCTCATCCGAATCAACCTCCTGTTCAGGCTGCTCCCGCCCCCGCATCTGCCCGTGGTCGATCCAGATCCCGAGGCCGGGGCGATCAGGCTCAAGTCCAACCACCGCCCATGGATCCTGCGACCGCGTTCCAACAGCAACATCAACCCCAACCTCAGCAG is a genomic window containing:
- a CDS encoding Retrotransposable element Tf2 protein codes for the protein MTVDYRCLNNWTKKNVYPLPRPDDLMAQLRGAKVFTKLDLRWGYNNVRVKEGDKWKTAFRTKYGLYESLVMTFGLTNAPAAFQHFMNKLFKDLLDVCVIIYLDDILIYSKDDATHTKHVHEVLRRLMENQLFCKASKCTFHVTSVEYLGIIVLDKGFSLDKLKIQAVQEWPTPTKVKEVQSFLGFANFLQRFVANFSHMAQPLHNLVKKDTLWRWDAREQEAFQGLKNAITNAPVLRHANPTKPYFLETDASGAALGSILSQRQEDGCLHPLGFLSESFKGAKQNYDTHDKELLAIIQSFEYWRIFLEGTLHPITVFTDHRNLEYWKESRTFNQRHAQWHLLLAGYNFQIVYRPGKQLGKPDALSRRLDHANVPPANQTMLPDPVFANIAQVIPEKELQRQIEAALDQDKSLEEILQFLQNKSKAPPSIKQAFKDYEMEAGLLFYQGQIVVPDVGTLRTDLLCIFHNSPLAGHPGRQQTLELVSRNYYWPGIRADTYWHVDSCETCQRIRKPKYASIPPQPLKLPSRPWQHVSYDMIVDLPRDGNNNSILVIIDSFTKYGIFVKCSKKLKAPKLAELFLEHVWKRHGMPEKTISDRGRVFNNKFLQALYKRLGIDPHFSSAYHPQSNGQTEQVNPSIEHFLRAYSGINQQDWTRWLPMAEFAYNNAVHSSTGKTPFKALYGWEPSLTPSNVPTDVPEANDLAQTMEAQWREVEAALRQSKTKMTTREEGSLTVFEVGEEVWLNARNVNLKTLSPKLTEQHLGPFKVSKKISNLKRDDKRAFENHPPPVTVDGEEEYKVEGITDMEERNRKWFFRVKWKGYGSEENTWEPRENLKNAEKILKNFEKEMKKKALGAAKALRGGAVS